Proteins from a genomic interval of Rhizobium sp. SL42:
- a CDS encoding TRAP transporter substrate-binding protein, which produces MRKMTAIAGAFLGLGLGLTAAKAETLKFANFMAPTHPYVASTFEPFAKAVEEATKGEVKVQLYNGGELGAGPAEQYARAVDGVADLSISLPGYTASNFPLTLVAELPGVLAEADGTETLWNHLDLLKSEYKRTPLVALWSSAENILYSAKKPIRTIDDVKGMKIRVPSRNSGLLVEAWGGTPVSMPVSEVYNALQTGVIDAAMIDGTATKAFKLGEVASYVTLGMKTTNSPFFIVMNRDSWQGLSDEQKAAVEAAGKQASLNGQQSQLKVAASGIEAIAAMPGKEVIRLTPEQAAPFDAIAAEVTAKIVAEAGDEAKALVDALAAK; this is translated from the coding sequence GCCGAAACCCTCAAGTTCGCCAACTTCATGGCTCCGACGCATCCTTATGTCGCCTCGACCTTCGAGCCTTTTGCAAAGGCCGTGGAAGAGGCCACCAAGGGCGAAGTGAAGGTCCAGCTCTACAATGGTGGAGAATTGGGCGCCGGACCCGCCGAGCAATATGCCCGCGCCGTTGACGGCGTTGCGGATCTCTCGATCAGCCTTCCGGGTTACACCGCTTCCAACTTCCCGTTGACGCTTGTTGCCGAACTGCCAGGCGTACTGGCAGAAGCGGATGGTACGGAGACGCTCTGGAACCACCTCGATCTGCTGAAATCCGAATACAAGCGGACGCCGCTCGTTGCCTTGTGGTCCAGCGCCGAGAACATTCTCTACAGCGCCAAGAAGCCGATCCGGACGATCGACGACGTCAAGGGCATGAAGATCCGCGTTCCCTCGCGCAACTCCGGTCTTCTTGTCGAGGCCTGGGGCGGAACGCCCGTGTCGATGCCGGTGAGCGAGGTCTACAACGCGCTGCAGACCGGCGTCATCGACGCGGCCATGATCGATGGCACGGCGACCAAGGCCTTCAAGCTAGGCGAGGTGGCCAGCTACGTGACGCTCGGTATGAAGACGACCAATTCACCCTTCTTCATCGTCATGAACCGCGACTCCTGGCAGGGTCTCAGCGATGAGCAGAAGGCTGCTGTTGAAGCAGCCGGCAAGCAAGCATCGCTGAATGGGCAGCAAAGCCAGCTCAAGGTGGCGGCATCGGGCATCGAGGCAATCGCTGCCATGCCGGGCAAGGAAGTGATCCGGCTTACCCCCGAGCAGGCGGCGCCCTTCGACGCCATCGCTGCCGAGGTAACCGCGAAAATCGTTGCGGAAGCCGGTGACGAGGCCAAGGCGCTTGTCGACGCGCTTGCGGCGAAGTGA
- a CDS encoding TRAP transporter small permease, whose protein sequence is MVAVEQSPLARFMDRATRALSVLAGISLLFMMAVITFGVMTRYLLNMPITGIDEIVQMTGVGLVMLALPYATLSDAHVRVDIFDEWLGRAGRNLGDVLSRLLSGFVLLILVSRAWDKLLDAREFEDTTNMLGMPLWPFYGMLAAGVALCVLVFAVEILLIVTGKAEK, encoded by the coding sequence ATGGTTGCGGTTGAACAATCACCCCTGGCGCGGTTCATGGACCGCGCCACCCGCGCACTTTCAGTGCTTGCCGGGATCAGCCTCCTGTTCATGATGGCGGTCATCACCTTCGGCGTGATGACCCGGTATCTCCTGAACATGCCGATCACGGGTATCGATGAGATCGTCCAGATGACGGGCGTCGGCCTCGTCATGCTTGCCTTGCCCTATGCCACGCTGAGCGACGCGCATGTGCGTGTCGACATCTTCGACGAATGGCTGGGACGCGCCGGGCGCAATCTGGGCGACGTGCTGTCTCGCCTGCTGTCAGGATTTGTTCTGCTGATCCTGGTGTCCCGCGCCTGGGACAAGCTCCTGGATGCGCGTGAGTTCGAAGACACCACCAACATGCTCGGCATGCCGCTCTGGCCATTCTACGGCATGCTGGCCGCCGGTGTTGCCCTGTGTGTCCTCGTCTTTGCGGTCGAAATCCTGCTTATCGTGACAGGAAAGGCTGAAAAATGA
- a CDS encoding TRAP transporter large permease, whose amino-acid sequence MSPMTIGLIGIASLFILMLLRMPVAFAMMCVGFFGMWALEGLRSAGGVVVTESFSAVASYSLIVAPMFVLLGNVSSAAGFSAGLYDAAYAWVGRFRGGLASASVIACAAFAAVCGSSVATAVTLGKVALPEMRRLGYAPGLSTGAIAAGGTLGFLIPPSTGFVLYAILTEQSIGRLFMAGVVPGLLLTGLFVIVVWIVATLNPEAGPRGEPMTIREKLSTVKRSAPLLGVMVLSIGGIYVGVFTPVEASGIGAALVILLAFATRSISLAGFWRAVQDTLRTSAMLYTIVIGANVLNPFFAVTRIPAVLGEGLQGLGLGAYGSLAVIIFAYIILGMFMDGLAMLVVTIPIVYPIMMSFGFDPIWFGVVAVIVIEMGMITPPVGMNVFVVRGVAGDVPLATIFKGVMPFLLAMIVALLLIIIFPQIALVLPNSMFG is encoded by the coding sequence ATGAGCCCCATGACAATCGGCCTGATCGGCATAGCCAGCCTGTTCATCCTGATGCTGCTGCGCATGCCCGTCGCCTTCGCGATGATGTGCGTTGGATTTTTTGGGATGTGGGCCCTGGAGGGTTTGAGATCTGCGGGCGGCGTGGTCGTGACGGAGAGCTTTTCCGCAGTGGCCTCCTACTCCTTGATTGTGGCACCCATGTTCGTCCTGCTCGGCAACGTCTCGTCGGCAGCAGGCTTCAGCGCCGGTCTCTACGATGCGGCCTATGCCTGGGTCGGACGGTTCCGCGGCGGGCTGGCCTCTGCTTCGGTCATCGCCTGTGCCGCCTTTGCGGCTGTCTGTGGTTCGTCGGTTGCAACAGCCGTCACGCTCGGCAAGGTCGCACTTCCTGAAATGCGACGGCTCGGCTACGCGCCCGGTCTGTCGACGGGTGCCATTGCCGCGGGCGGAACGCTCGGCTTTCTGATCCCGCCATCGACGGGTTTTGTTCTCTACGCAATCCTGACTGAGCAATCCATCGGTCGTCTCTTCATGGCGGGCGTGGTCCCTGGCCTGTTGCTGACCGGTCTGTTCGTCATCGTCGTCTGGATCGTCGCCACGCTCAATCCGGAGGCTGGACCTCGGGGCGAACCGATGACGATCCGGGAGAAGCTCAGCACCGTGAAGCGCTCCGCTCCACTGCTTGGCGTTATGGTCCTCTCGATCGGAGGCATCTATGTTGGCGTCTTCACGCCGGTCGAAGCCTCGGGCATCGGTGCCGCTCTCGTGATCCTGCTCGCCTTCGCAACGCGCTCCATCTCTCTTGCAGGGTTCTGGAGAGCGGTTCAGGACACGTTGCGCACATCAGCCATGCTGTACACGATCGTCATCGGCGCCAATGTGCTCAATCCCTTCTTCGCCGTCACCCGCATTCCGGCAGTGCTCGGAGAGGGGCTGCAGGGTCTGGGTCTCGGAGCCTACGGCTCGCTGGCCGTGATCATCTTTGCCTACATCATCCTGGGCATGTTCATGGACGGCCTCGCCATGCTGGTCGTCACCATTCCGATCGTCTACCCGATCATGATGTCGTTCGGATTTGACCCGATCTGGTTCGGCGTGGTGGCGGTCATCGTGATCGAGATGGGCATGATTACACCGCCGGTCGGGATGAACGTCTTCGTCGTCCGCGGCGTCGCAGGGGATGTCCCGCTCGCGACGATCTTCAAGGGCGTCATGCCGTTTCTGCTGGCGATGATCGTCGCGCTGCTGCTCATCATCATCTTCCCGCAGATTGCCCTTGTGCTGCCGAACTCGATGTTTGGATGA
- a CDS encoding winged helix-turn-helix domain-containing protein, with translation MCDLAQWLWEEFRASVSEQTLNREVRAMGYRRLAARPKHCAQASTPKKIISTVNNLGDRGLLRATRRGCTFRLERSRTQSYHLASYRTPKRCRYWVGVRLVTRRNTRRKAVTSE, from the coding sequence CTGTGCGATCTGGCGCAATGGCTTTGGGAAGAATTTCGGGCTTCTGTGAGCGAGCAGACGTTGAATCGTGAAGTCCGGGCCATGGGGTATCGCAGGCTGGCGGCCCGGCCCAAACATTGCGCTCAAGCGTCAACCCCCAAGAAAATCATCAGCACTGTCAATAATTTGGGTGATCGCGGCCTGCTACGCGCGACCCGTCGGGGTTGTACCTTTCGACTGGAGCGCTCACGCACGCAATCCTATCATTTGGCGTCATACCGAACGCCGAAGCGTTGCCGGTATTGGGTGGGCGTGAGACTTGTCACGCGCAGGAACACACGCCGGAAGGCCGTGACATCGGAGTAA
- a CDS encoding GlxA family transcriptional regulator, whose protein sequence is MAEQVDVVMEIGLLIYPDCQLSAVYGLTDLFRIASQWAPQQAGHPRTIRISHWQIAGDDVVCAWDSHPGTPHRLGYVIAPPSIIMPAQMQPMPVAARWMATKHKEGATIGSICAGAFVLAETGLVNGRRVTTHWAFSEELAARYPKLELAAEQMVIDDGDIMTAGGILAWTDLGLTLVEKLMGVGTMLATARFLLVDPPRRDQDIYKAFVPKFDHGDAAILSVQHHIHGQAGEAHDIPELAGRAGLAQRTFLRRFVKATGLRPTEYLQQIRIMKARDALETTNLPVEQISWNVGYSDVTAFRRVFLRVTSLTPTQYRQRFGVRYDAK, encoded by the coding sequence ATGGCGGAGCAGGTAGACGTCGTGATGGAAATCGGGCTGCTGATCTATCCCGACTGTCAATTGTCGGCGGTTTACGGCCTGACCGATCTATTCCGAATTGCCAGCCAATGGGCGCCGCAGCAGGCTGGACATCCCCGCACGATCCGGATTTCGCACTGGCAGATCGCCGGGGACGACGTGGTTTGCGCGTGGGACAGCCATCCGGGAACGCCGCACCGTCTCGGCTATGTCATCGCGCCGCCGAGCATCATCATGCCGGCGCAGATGCAGCCGATGCCCGTCGCGGCGCGCTGGATGGCAACCAAGCATAAGGAAGGAGCCACAATCGGCTCGATCTGCGCCGGGGCCTTCGTTCTGGCGGAGACGGGGCTGGTCAACGGCCGACGCGTGACGACCCACTGGGCGTTCAGCGAGGAACTCGCAGCACGCTATCCGAAGCTCGAACTGGCAGCCGAACAGATGGTGATCGACGACGGCGACATCATGACGGCCGGCGGGATCCTGGCTTGGACGGATCTGGGACTGACGCTCGTCGAAAAGCTCATGGGCGTCGGGACGATGCTGGCGACGGCCCGGTTTCTTCTCGTGGACCCGCCCCGCCGCGACCAGGATATTTACAAGGCCTTCGTTCCGAAATTCGACCATGGCGACGCCGCCATCCTCAGCGTGCAGCACCATATCCATGGGCAGGCTGGGGAGGCGCATGACATTCCGGAGCTCGCTGGCAGGGCGGGACTTGCGCAGCGAACCTTTCTGCGCCGCTTCGTAAAGGCGACGGGACTTCGTCCGACCGAATATCTTCAGCAGATCCGCATCATGAAAGCGCGCGACGCCCTGGAAACCACCAATCTGCCCGTCGAGCAGATTTCGTGGAATGTCGGTTACTCCGATGTCACGGCCTTCCGGCGTGTGTTCCTGCGCGTGACAAGTCTCACGCCCACCCAATACCGGCAACGCTTCGGCGTTCGGTATGACGCCAAATGA